In the genome of Leptolyngbya subtilissima AS-A7, one region contains:
- a CDS encoding aminotransferase class I/II-fold pyridoxal phosphate-dependent enzyme — MSVIPPVDLTEQFRAIQSDVNAAVAEVLASGQYINGPVVETFTQAFGDYVGTKHCIGCNSGTDALYLALRALNIGPGDEVITSPFTFIATAEAISAVGATPVFVDIDLDTFNINVAKIEAAVSDRTRAIMPVHLFGRPVDMGPIMDLAARYDLTVIEDCAQATGAEWMGQQVGRIGHVGCFSFFPTKNLGGCGDGGALTTNDDNLAATARMLSEHGSRVKYHHEAIGVNSRLDSVQAAILAIKLRHLDRWNQQRSQVADRYHHLLAPVTEVVRPESVTFGRSVWNQYTLRLTQATAEGQERNQVQQLMREAGVICMVYYPLPLHLQPVYHSLGYQPGDLPQAETAAQQVLSLPMFPELGEAAQDQVVQTLKSVLAEVGLKAAQYC; from the coding sequence GTGAGTGTAATTCCTCCTGTTGATCTTACGGAGCAGTTTCGAGCAATTCAATCTGATGTGAATGCTGCCGTGGCCGAGGTGCTAGCCTCTGGACAATACATCAATGGACCTGTCGTCGAAACCTTTACCCAAGCCTTTGGAGACTATGTAGGCACGAAGCACTGTATTGGGTGCAACTCTGGCACGGACGCTTTGTATCTGGCTTTGCGGGCTTTGAACATTGGCCCTGGCGATGAGGTAATTACTTCGCCCTTTACGTTTATTGCCACGGCGGAAGCGATTAGTGCCGTGGGGGCAACGCCGGTGTTCGTCGATATTGACCTCGACACCTTCAATATAAATGTGGCCAAAATTGAGGCCGCTGTTAGCGATCGCACCCGAGCTATCATGCCCGTGCACCTGTTTGGTCGCCCCGTAGATATGGGGCCAATCATGGATTTAGCTGCCCGCTACGACCTGACGGTGATCGAAGACTGTGCCCAAGCCACTGGCGCGGAGTGGATGGGGCAGCAGGTCGGTCGGATTGGGCATGTGGGCTGCTTTAGCTTTTTTCCCACAAAAAACTTGGGGGGCTGTGGCGACGGCGGGGCCCTTACGACCAACGACGACAATCTAGCAGCCACCGCCCGGATGCTGAGTGAACACGGCAGTCGGGTGAAGTATCACCACGAGGCCATTGGGGTTAACAGTCGTCTCGACTCGGTGCAGGCCGCGATTTTGGCCATTAAACTACGCCACCTCGATCGCTGGAATCAGCAGCGATCGCAGGTAGCCGATCGCTACCACCACCTGCTAGCTCCGGTCACCGAAGTCGTGCGGCCTGAGTCTGTGACCTTTGGCCGCTCGGTGTGGAATCAGTACACCCTGCGTCTAACCCAGGCCACTGCTGAGGGCCAAGAGCGCAACCAGGTACAGCAGCTGATGCGAGAGGCCGGAGTGATCTGCATGGTGTACTACCCACTGCCTCTGCACCTACAGCCCGTTTACCATAGCCTGGGGTATCAGCCAGGCGATCTTCCCCAGGCAGAAACCGCGGCCCAGCAGGTGTTGTCATTGCCCATGTTCCCCGAACTGGGGGAGGCAGCTCAGGATCAGGTGGTGCAAACGTTGAAATCTGTGTTGGCTGAGGTAGGACTTAAGGCCGCCCAGTATTGCTAA
- the ribD gene encoding bifunctional diaminohydroxyphosphoribosylaminopyrimidine deaminase/5-amino-6-(5-phosphoribosylamino)uracil reductase RibD, whose translation MLDLSLTSTGSSIPRDEHTRWMQRCLELARLAAGQTAPNPMVGCVVLQQGLVVGEGFHPQAGQPHAEVFALAQAGARAQDATLYVNLEPCNHTGRTPPCTEAVIRAGVRRVCVGMVDPDPRVSGSGIQRLRQAGLEVIVGVEEEACRQLNEAFVQRITRQRPLGLLKYAMTLDGKIAAVSGHSAWVTGPTARAAVHQLRATCDAVVVGGNTVRHDNPRLTSHGHSPHNPLRVVMSRRLELPPEANLWRTEDAPTTVFTGPDADPAHRQALATRGVDVVTLPALAPRLVTEHLYQRGCATVLWECGGFLAAQAIRDGVIDKLWAFVAPKLIGGVAAPSPIGDLGLQNMGQALALKRTSWRLLGDDLLLEGYLDLPADS comes from the coding sequence GTGCTCGATTTATCTCTTACTTCTACTGGCTCGTCTATCCCCAGAGACGAGCACACTCGTTGGATGCAGCGCTGCCTAGAACTGGCTCGGCTCGCGGCCGGTCAAACAGCTCCTAATCCAATGGTGGGGTGTGTGGTATTGCAGCAGGGTTTAGTGGTTGGAGAAGGTTTTCATCCACAAGCTGGGCAACCCCACGCTGAGGTGTTTGCCCTAGCTCAGGCCGGAGCCCGTGCCCAAGACGCCACCCTCTATGTCAACCTAGAACCCTGTAATCACACTGGGCGCACTCCCCCCTGTACAGAAGCGGTGATCCGAGCGGGTGTGCGTCGGGTATGCGTCGGGATGGTCGATCCCGATCCCAGGGTGTCGGGCTCAGGCATTCAGCGGCTTCGCCAGGCCGGTCTTGAGGTCATCGTTGGAGTTGAAGAAGAAGCCTGCCGACAACTCAATGAGGCCTTCGTGCAGCGAATAACTCGCCAGCGCCCCCTAGGCCTGCTGAAGTATGCCATGACCTTAGACGGCAAGATTGCCGCCGTCAGCGGCCACAGTGCTTGGGTAACAGGGCCCACAGCTCGCGCTGCCGTACACCAGCTGCGCGCCACCTGCGATGCGGTAGTTGTTGGCGGCAACACCGTTCGTCACGACAACCCTCGCTTAACTAGCCATGGTCATAGCCCCCATAACCCTCTGCGTGTCGTCATGAGCCGGCGCCTCGAACTTCCCCCTGAGGCCAACCTGTGGCGTACGGAAGACGCACCAACTACAGTTTTTACTGGACCTGATGCCGACCCAGCACATCGACAGGCTTTAGCCACCAGGGGAGTAGATGTCGTCACGCTACCGGCACTCGCCCCTCGGTTAGTCACGGAGCACCTTTACCAGCGCGGCTGCGCCACAGTGCTGTGGGAATGCGGCGGCTTTCTGGCAGCCCAGGCTATCCGAGATGGCGTCATCGATAAGCTTTGGGCCTTTGTGGCTCCTAAGCTGATAGGCGGTGTAGCTGCCCCAAGCCCTATTGGTGACTTGGGCCTTCAGAACATGGGTCAGGCCCTGGCCTTGAAGCGCACTAGTTGGCGTCTCCTAGGAGATGATCTGCTGTTAGAGGGCTATTTGGACCTGCCTGCTGACAGTTAG
- a CDS encoding thioredoxin family protein, which yields MPMSVGEATFRTAVLESELPVLVHFWAPWCGLCKLIIPVLQSFQAEWEGHIKLVDVNADENLRLANAYRLSNLPTLLIFEQGEVRQRVESFRGKDDLRLVLDAFMRKRELTYDIPRLVRIYP from the coding sequence ATGCCGATGTCTGTTGGCGAAGCCACGTTTAGAACAGCTGTGCTTGAGTCAGAACTCCCCGTACTGGTTCATTTTTGGGCTCCTTGGTGTGGGCTCTGCAAGCTCATTATCCCAGTGTTGCAAAGCTTTCAGGCTGAGTGGGAGGGCCATATTAAGCTAGTCGATGTTAATGCCGATGAAAACTTGCGTCTAGCCAACGCTTACCGGCTCTCAAACCTGCCGACGCTGCTGATATTTGAGCAGGGCGAGGTGCGTCAACGAGTAGAGTCATTTCGCGGCAAGGATGATCTACGGCTGGTACTTGACGCCTTTATGCGCAAACGAGAGTTGACCTACGATATTCCCCGACTGGTACGTATCTATCCCTAG